One genomic segment of Ipomoea triloba cultivar NCNSP0323 chromosome 9, ASM357664v1 includes these proteins:
- the LOC116029842 gene encoding uncharacterized protein LOC116029842 — protein MDKVLTVGENVDRFIPPAPADKMMMSRSPSEYAFQRFLQEATASVDHTLSSSPPASCSSTSAAAAASGRQRLPQNDVVEVSDRNLGADRDVKFGHESSGAESAAETAKTTSFGAGPAANVPIGSEDYQTFLKSRLYLACAAVAFSRVILIVESVNESNIWLTELFKGAIGRAVGKAITCANLSIVKWVLGKLVTILDHWIVTLANKRNRVKRNS, from the exons ATGGATAAGGTTCTCACAGTGGGCGAGAATGTCGACAGGTTCAtaccgccggcgccggcggacAAGATGATGATGAGCCGTAGCCCCTCCGAGTATGCCTTCCAGCGATTCCTCCAGGAAGCCACCGCCTCCGTTGATCACACTTTGTCTTCTTCACCTCCTGCTTCTTGTTCTTCTActtctgctgctgctgctgcctcTGGTCGGCAGCGGTTGCCGCAGAACGACGTCGTCGAGGTTTCGGATCGGAATCTCGGAGCTGATCGGGATGTGAAATTCGGTCACGAGAGCTCCGGGGCGGAGTCGGCGGCGGAAACCGCGAAGACGACGTCGTTTGGTGCGGGACCTGCCGCTAATGTTCCCATTGGTTCAGAGGACTATCAGACATTCCTCAAAAGTCGTCTCTATTTAGCCTGCGCCGCCGTAGCTTTCTCGCGTGTAA TTCTTATTGTTGAATCTGTCAACGAATCCAATATATGGCTCACTGAACTGTTTAAGGGTGCCATAGGGAGAGCGGTTG GTAAAGCTATAACCTGCGCCAACCTTAGCATTGTCAAATGGGTGCTTGGAAAGCTTGTAACAATCTTGGATCATTGGATTGTTACTCTAGCAAATAAGAGAAATAGGGTTAAGAGAAATTCATAG